Proteins found in one Streptomyces sp. CB09001 genomic segment:
- a CDS encoding aminoglycoside phosphotransferase family protein, with protein MTQAPTPTADTVRRLVRSLLGGSTEPDVRPVAEGTRPGTWWVGTRHVLRLAPDRETAVRGRRELRLRELVRPYVPVALPTSVAHGEWAPGLAYTLDAKVAGGSGEDHDVSALGEADLAALLTGLREVPVRQAETLGVPRAAPRSLEALRQSAERAARRLAAADEFDTARPERLTREAAAQLGVQPGAAVLVHHGLTGGHLVVSADGRVRGVLGWSDAVLGDPAEDIAGLARSVGSPAAVRAATLAGYGARPCLRGLWLARCDAVVHLAEALDGHSGGPPPAAVPLLRTRLRRAWEPILLERVTELRDDGRDDTA; from the coding sequence ATGACCCAGGCACCGACACCCACCGCGGACACCGTCCGCCGACTGGTCCGCTCCCTGCTGGGCGGGAGCACGGAACCCGACGTCCGGCCGGTCGCCGAGGGCACCCGACCCGGCACGTGGTGGGTCGGCACCCGGCACGTACTGCGGCTGGCCCCCGACCGGGAGACCGCGGTGCGCGGACGCCGCGAGTTGCGGCTGCGCGAACTGGTCCGGCCGTACGTCCCGGTCGCCCTGCCGACCAGCGTGGCGCACGGCGAGTGGGCGCCGGGACTCGCGTACACGCTGGACGCCAAGGTGGCCGGCGGGTCGGGCGAGGACCACGACGTGTCGGCCCTGGGCGAGGCGGACCTCGCGGCGCTGCTCACCGGCCTGCGCGAGGTGCCCGTCCGGCAGGCCGAGACGCTCGGCGTACCGCGGGCGGCCCCGCGCTCCCTGGAGGCCCTGCGGCAGTCCGCCGAGCGCGCCGCCCGCCGCCTCGCCGCGGCCGACGAGTTCGACACCGCGCGGCCGGAGCGGCTCACCCGGGAGGCGGCGGCCCAGCTCGGCGTCCAGCCGGGCGCGGCGGTCCTGGTCCACCACGGGCTGACCGGCGGGCACCTCGTGGTCAGCGCCGACGGCCGGGTGCGCGGCGTCCTCGGCTGGAGCGACGCGGTCCTCGGCGACCCGGCCGAGGACATCGCCGGACTCGCCCGCTCCGTGGGTTCACCGGCCGCCGTCCGCGCCGCCACCCTCGCCGGCTACGGCGCCCGGCCCTGCCTGCGCGGCCTGTGGCTGGCCCGCTGCGACGCGGTCGTCCACCTCGCGGAGGCACTCGACGGCCACTCCGGCGGGCCGCCGCCCGCGGCCGTGCCGCTGCTCAGGACCCGGCTGCGACGCGCCTGGGAACCGATCCTCCTGGAACGCGTGACGGAGCTGCGCGACGACGGCCGGGACGACACCGCCTGA
- a CDS encoding PDZ domain-containing protein: MEQTALRPKPMPGRDPGPGTEPDTARHPHTGRRRRRRLTTLLLGVLAAAVLLLAGVGLGTVGATVIGMSKLAELRQQAAAQGPAGAGGAGGEGGEGATGTATGTRGAPAHPSAGPSGARSASPAGATLGVEAVDDEKPGARVVGVHVPGPGYTAGLVRGDVLLAVGTSRVDSAADLAHAVARARPGKEVKLTVRHRSGGYQQLTAVPGVVT, encoded by the coding sequence ATGGAACAGACAGCGTTGCGTCCCAAGCCGATGCCCGGCCGGGATCCGGGGCCCGGCACCGAGCCCGACACCGCCCGGCACCCCCACACCGGCCGTCGGCGCCGTCGGCGGCTCACCACCCTGCTGCTCGGCGTGCTCGCCGCGGCCGTCCTGCTCCTCGCGGGCGTGGGACTCGGCACGGTGGGCGCCACGGTGATCGGCATGAGCAAACTGGCCGAACTGCGGCAGCAGGCCGCGGCGCAGGGACCGGCCGGGGCCGGAGGAGCAGGAGGGGAGGGAGGGGAGGGAGCCACGGGGACGGCGACGGGTACCCGGGGCGCCCCGGCGCACCCGTCGGCCGGTCCGTCCGGCGCCCGGTCCGCCTCCCCGGCCGGCGCGACCCTCGGGGTGGAGGCCGTGGACGACGAGAAGCCCGGGGCCCGGGTCGTGGGCGTCCACGTGCCGGGCCCCGGGTACACGGCGGGCCTGGTGCGGGGCGACGTACTGCTCGCCGTCGGCACGAGCCGCGTCGACTCGGCGGCCGACCTCGCGCACGCCGTGGCCCGCGCCAGGCCCGGCAAGGAGGTCAAGCTCACCGTGCGCCACCGCAGCGGCGGCTACCAGCAGCTGACGGCCGTACCGGGCGTCGTCACGTGA
- a CDS encoding aminopeptidase P family protein: MTGSRPAASFTADDYRARMERAARAAADAGLAGLLVAPGPDLVWLTGYAPTADTERLTLLVLAPDRDPVLVVPTLEAPDAAKAAGAPALTLRDWTDGKDPYAATAALLDGSGRLGISDNAWAMHLLAFQRTLPDTSYASLTEALPMLRAVKDAAELELLAAAGAAADAAFEEIRQVRFGGRRESEVAADLAGSLRRSGHSQVDFTIVASGPNGANPHHEVGDRVIEDGDMVVLDFGGLKDGYGSDTSRTVHVGEPTDEERRVHDLVREAQEAGFRAVRPGAACQDVDRAARAVITDAGYGEYFIHRTGHGIGVTTHEPPYMIEGEEQPLVPGMCFSVEPGVYLPGRFGVRIEDIVTVTEDGGRRFNDTTREMVVVG, encoded by the coding sequence ATGACCGGCAGCAGGCCCGCCGCTTCCTTCACCGCCGACGACTACCGGGCCCGTATGGAGCGCGCCGCGCGTGCGGCCGCCGACGCCGGACTTGCCGGGCTGCTGGTGGCCCCCGGCCCGGACCTGGTGTGGCTCACCGGCTACGCGCCCACGGCGGACACCGAACGGCTCACCCTGCTCGTCCTCGCCCCGGACCGTGACCCCGTGCTCGTCGTCCCGACGCTCGAGGCCCCCGACGCGGCGAAGGCGGCGGGCGCCCCCGCCCTGACCCTGCGTGACTGGACCGACGGCAAGGACCCCTACGCGGCCACCGCCGCCCTCCTCGACGGATCCGGACGCCTCGGCATCAGCGACAACGCCTGGGCCATGCACCTGCTGGCCTTCCAGCGCACCCTGCCCGACACCTCGTACGCCTCCCTCACCGAGGCGCTGCCGATGCTCCGCGCGGTCAAGGACGCGGCGGAGCTGGAGCTGCTGGCGGCGGCGGGCGCGGCCGCGGACGCCGCCTTCGAGGAGATCCGGCAGGTCCGCTTCGGCGGGCGCCGGGAGTCCGAGGTCGCGGCCGACCTGGCCGGGTCGCTGCGCCGGTCGGGGCACTCCCAGGTCGACTTCACCATCGTCGCCTCGGGACCCAACGGCGCCAACCCGCACCACGAGGTCGGCGACCGCGTCATCGAGGACGGCGACATGGTCGTCCTCGACTTCGGCGGCCTCAAGGACGGCTACGGCTCGGACACCTCCCGCACCGTCCACGTCGGCGAACCCACCGACGAGGAACGCCGGGTGCACGACCTGGTCCGTGAGGCGCAGGAGGCCGGTTTCCGGGCGGTGCGGCCCGGCGCCGCCTGCCAGGACGTGGACCGGGCCGCCCGCGCGGTCATCACCGACGCCGGGTACGGCGAGTACTTCATCCACCGCACCGGGCACGGCATCGGCGTCACGACCCACGAACCGCCGTACATGATCGAGGGCGAGGAACAGCCCCTGGTGCCCGGCATGTGCTTCTCCGTCGAGCCCGGCGTCTATCTGCCCGGCCGGTTCGGGGTACGCATCGAGGACATCGTCACCGTCACCGAGGACGGCGGCAGGCGGTTCAACGACACCACCCGGGAGATGGTCGTCGTCGGGTGA
- the cyc2 gene encoding germacradienol/geosmin synthase Cyc2: protein MTQQPFQLPHFYLPHPARLNPHLDEARAHSTTWAREMGMLEGSGVWEQSDLEAHDYGLLCAYTHPDCDGPALSLITDWYVWVFFFDDHFLEKFKRSQDRLAGKAHLDRLPLFMPLDDAAGMPEPQNPVEAGLADLWVRTVPAMSADWRRRFAVATEHLLNESMWELSNINEGRVANPVEYIEMRRKVGGAPWSAGLVEYATAEVPAAVAGSRPLRVLMETFSDAVHLRNDLFSYQREVEDEGELSNGVLVLETFFGCTTQEAAELVNDVLTSRLHQFEHTAFTEVPAVALENGLTPPEVAAVAAYTKGLQDWQSGGHEWHMRSSRYMNKGERPLAGWQALTGPGTSAADVGALLADAVARRARSYTYVPFQQVGPSVIPDIRMPYPLELSPALDGARRHLSEWCREMGILSEGVWDEDKLESCDLPLCAAGLDPDATQEQLDLASGWLAFGTYGDDYYPLVYGHRRDLAAARLTTARLSDCMPLDGEPVPPPGNAMERSLIDLWVRTTAGMTPEERRPLRTAVDTMTEAWVWELSNQIQNRVPDPVDYLEMRRATFGSDLTLGLCRAGHGPAVPPEVYRSGPVRSLENAAIDYACLLNDVFSYQKEIEYEGEIHNAVLVVQNFFGVDYPAALGVVQDLMNQRMRQFEHVVAHELPVVYDDFQLSEEARTVMRGYVTDLQNWMAGILNWHRNVPRYKAEYLAGRTHGFLPDRIPTAPVPPRAAAPIAVPRSRPVLTP from the coding sequence ATGACGCAACAGCCCTTCCAACTCCCGCACTTCTACCTGCCGCACCCCGCGCGGCTCAACCCGCATCTCGACGAGGCCCGCGCCCACTCGACGACGTGGGCGCGCGAGATGGGCATGCTGGAGGGCTCCGGGGTCTGGGAGCAGTCCGACCTCGAGGCCCATGACTACGGCCTGCTCTGCGCCTACACCCACCCCGACTGCGACGGGCCGGCGCTCTCCCTCATCACCGACTGGTACGTGTGGGTCTTCTTCTTCGACGACCACTTCCTGGAGAAGTTCAAACGCAGCCAGGACCGCCTCGCCGGCAAGGCCCACCTGGACCGGCTCCCGCTGTTCATGCCGCTCGACGACGCCGCCGGGATGCCCGAGCCGCAGAACCCGGTCGAGGCCGGTCTCGCCGACCTGTGGGTCCGCACGGTGCCCGCGATGTCGGCCGACTGGCGCCGCCGCTTCGCCGTGGCCACCGAGCACCTGCTCAACGAGTCCATGTGGGAGCTGTCCAACATCAACGAGGGGCGGGTCGCCAACCCCGTCGAGTACATCGAGATGCGCCGCAAGGTCGGCGGTGCCCCGTGGTCGGCGGGGCTCGTGGAGTACGCGACCGCCGAGGTGCCCGCCGCCGTCGCCGGGTCGAGGCCGCTCAGGGTGCTGATGGAGACGTTCTCCGACGCCGTGCACCTGCGCAACGACCTCTTCTCCTACCAGCGGGAGGTCGAGGACGAGGGCGAGCTGAGCAACGGGGTGCTGGTGCTGGAGACCTTCTTCGGCTGCACCACCCAGGAGGCCGCCGAGCTGGTCAACGACGTCCTCACCTCGCGGCTGCACCAGTTCGAGCACACCGCGTTCACCGAGGTGCCCGCCGTCGCCCTGGAGAACGGCCTGACCCCACCGGAGGTCGCCGCCGTCGCCGCGTACACGAAGGGGCTCCAGGACTGGCAGTCCGGCGGCCACGAGTGGCACATGCGCTCCAGCCGCTACATGAACAAGGGGGAGCGGCCCCTGGCCGGCTGGCAGGCGCTGACCGGGCCGGGCACCTCCGCGGCGGACGTCGGCGCGCTGCTCGCCGACGCGGTCGCCCGGCGCGCCCGCTCCTACACGTACGTGCCCTTCCAGCAGGTCGGCCCGTCCGTCATCCCCGACATCCGCATGCCCTACCCGCTGGAGCTGAGCCCCGCCCTGGACGGTGCCCGGCGGCACCTGTCCGAGTGGTGCCGGGAGATGGGCATCCTCAGCGAGGGCGTCTGGGACGAGGACAAGCTGGAGAGCTGCGACCTCCCCCTGTGCGCCGCCGGACTCGACCCGGACGCCACCCAGGAGCAACTCGACCTCGCCTCCGGCTGGCTGGCCTTCGGCACCTACGGCGACGACTACTACCCGCTGGTGTACGGCCACCGCCGGGACCTCGCCGCCGCCCGGCTGACCACTGCCCGCCTGTCGGACTGCATGCCGCTCGACGGCGAGCCGGTCCCACCGCCCGGCAACGCCATGGAACGCTCCCTGATCGATCTGTGGGTGCGCACGACGGCCGGTATGACGCCCGAGGAGCGGCGCCCGCTGAGAACGGCCGTCGACACGATGACCGAGGCCTGGGTGTGGGAGCTGTCCAACCAGATCCAGAACCGGGTCCCCGACCCCGTGGACTACCTGGAGATGCGCCGCGCCACCTTCGGCTCCGACCTCACCCTGGGCCTGTGCCGCGCCGGACACGGCCCGGCGGTGCCGCCCGAGGTCTACCGCAGCGGTCCCGTCCGCTCCCTGGAGAACGCGGCGATCGACTACGCGTGCCTGCTCAACGACGTCTTCTCCTACCAGAAGGAGATCGAGTACGAGGGCGAGATCCACAACGCCGTCCTCGTCGTGCAGAACTTCTTCGGTGTCGACTACCCGGCCGCCCTGGGTGTCGTGCAGGACCTGATGAACCAGCGCATGCGCCAGTTCGAGCATGTCGTCGCGCACGAACTCCCGGTCGTCTACGACGACTTCCAGCTCTCCGAAGAGGCGCGGACCGTCATGCGCGGCTACGTCACCGACCTGCAGAACTGGATGGCCGGCATCCTCAACTGGCACCGGAACGTCCCGCGGTACAAGGCCGAGTACTTGGCGGGACGCACCCACGGCTTCCTCCCGGACCGGATCCCGACCGCGCCCGTGCCCCCGCGGGCCGCGGCGCCGATCGCCGTGCCGAGGAGCCGTCCCGTCCTGACGCCCTGA
- a CDS encoding metallophosphoesterase — translation MLVLAHISDLHLDTSPRATERAERVRDRLWRLPGRVDALLVTGDIADHGTEEEYEEAARLLGLRDGSAPFPVLTCPGNHDSRAPYRKALLGRPAADGPVNDVHVFDGGAVLMCDSSIPGSDEGELDGETYDWIEASLDGLDDGLPALLAFHHPPTPVHHPLPDSYRLRHPGRLAALLERRPGIAGLITGHAHSPAATVFAGRPLVVGPGVTWTLRLPWEGEQVADRDAPVGLAFHVLDDAGRLTSHFRTVT, via the coding sequence GTGCTCGTACTCGCGCACATCAGCGATCTGCACCTGGACACAAGCCCGCGGGCGACGGAGCGCGCCGAGCGGGTGCGCGACCGGCTGTGGCGGCTGCCGGGGCGGGTGGACGCGCTGCTGGTCACCGGGGACATCGCGGACCACGGCACGGAGGAGGAGTACGAGGAGGCCGCCCGCCTCCTGGGGCTGCGCGACGGCTCCGCGCCGTTCCCGGTGCTCACCTGCCCGGGCAACCACGACAGCCGTGCGCCCTACCGCAAGGCCCTGCTCGGCCGCCCCGCCGCCGACGGCCCGGTCAACGACGTGCACGTCTTCGACGGCGGCGCGGTCCTGATGTGCGACTCCAGCATCCCGGGCAGCGACGAGGGGGAGCTGGACGGGGAGACGTACGACTGGATCGAGGCCTCGCTCGACGGACTCGACGACGGTCTTCCGGCCCTGCTCGCCTTCCACCACCCGCCCACGCCCGTGCACCATCCCCTGCCGGACTCCTACCGGCTGCGCCACCCCGGGCGACTGGCCGCGCTGCTGGAGCGCAGGCCCGGGATCGCCGGGCTGATCACGGGTCACGCGCACTCGCCCGCGGCCACCGTGTTCGCCGGGCGGCCGCTGGTGGTGGGACCCGGGGTGACGTGGACGCTGCGGCTGCCGTGGGAGGGCGAGCAGGTCGCGGACCGGGACGCGCCGGTCGGGCTCGCCTTCCACGTGCTGGACGACGCCGGACGGCTCACGAGCCACTTCCGCACGGTCACGTGA
- a CDS encoding damage-control phosphatase ARMT1 family protein encodes MPDTPSVTAPVIVADEPGAFPHGVLAERHPAVVRQVRDAFPFDPERLRALDALLASCADGVVEPLPADADPTGRDRDRWARWGMDAYAGRSWYDVPWLWAESHFYRRLLDAVGYFGPGAWQGVDPFRPAKLAELDAPETDEELAALDGLDRLTADERTRALLHGSLWGNRADLGFRLSDQGVGAQGAVEALVADDSDTLWSLLPAPGPGPTGRGPATLCLVADNAGRELVPDLLLVSHLLAEGRVDRAVLHVKPYPYYVSDATPTDVLDALRRLVAAGGAAAAHGKRLWTALTDGRVTVRAHPFSCAPLPYADMPDDLREDFAAATVTVLKGDLNYRRLVGDRWWPPTTSFAQVTAYFPGPVAALRTLKSDVVTGLDARTEAALEASGERRWRTSGRHALIQVRR; translated from the coding sequence ATGCCCGACACCCCGTCCGTGACCGCCCCCGTCATCGTCGCCGACGAACCCGGCGCCTTCCCACACGGCGTGCTGGCCGAGCGGCACCCCGCCGTCGTACGGCAGGTGCGGGACGCCTTCCCCTTCGATCCAGAACGGCTCCGCGCGCTCGACGCGCTGCTCGCGAGCTGCGCCGACGGTGTGGTCGAGCCGCTGCCCGCCGACGCCGACCCCACCGGCCGCGACCGGGACCGCTGGGCGCGATGGGGCATGGACGCGTACGCCGGCCGCTCCTGGTACGACGTGCCCTGGCTGTGGGCCGAGAGCCACTTCTACCGTCGGCTCCTCGACGCCGTCGGCTACTTCGGCCCCGGCGCCTGGCAGGGCGTCGACCCCTTCCGGCCCGCCAAGCTCGCCGAACTCGACGCACCGGAGACGGACGAGGAACTCGCCGCGCTCGACGGCCTCGACAGGCTGACGGCGGACGAGCGGACCCGCGCGCTGCTGCACGGTTCGCTGTGGGGCAACCGCGCCGACCTCGGTTTCCGTCTCTCCGACCAAGGCGTCGGCGCCCAGGGCGCGGTGGAGGCACTCGTCGCCGACGACAGCGACACCCTCTGGTCCCTGCTCCCGGCCCCCGGGCCGGGCCCCACCGGGCGGGGCCCGGCCACGCTGTGCCTCGTCGCCGACAACGCGGGCCGCGAACTCGTCCCCGACCTGCTCCTCGTCTCGCACCTCCTCGCCGAGGGCCGCGTCGACCGGGCCGTCCTGCACGTCAAGCCGTACCCGTACTACGTCTCCGACGCCACGCCCACCGACGTGCTCGACGCCCTGCGGCGGCTGGTCGCGGCGGGCGGCGCGGCCGCGGCCCACGGCAAGCGGCTCTGGACCGCGCTGACCGACGGCCGCGTCACCGTCCGCGCCCACCCCTTCTCCTGCGCCCCGCTGCCGTACGCGGACATGCCCGACGACCTGCGCGAGGACTTCGCCGCGGCCACCGTCACCGTCCTCAAGGGAGACCTGAACTACCGGCGGCTGGTCGGCGACCGGTGGTGGCCGCCGACCACCTCCTTCGCGCAGGTCACCGCGTACTTCCCCGGCCCGGTCGCGGCGCTGCGCACCCTGAAGTCCGACGTGGTCACCGGCCTCGACGCGAGGACCGAGGCCGCGTTGGAGGCGAGCGGCGAGCGGCGCTGGCGGACGAGCGGGAGGCACGCCCTGATCCAGGTCAGGCGCTGA